Genomic segment of Apium graveolens cultivar Ventura chromosome 7, ASM990537v1, whole genome shotgun sequence:
TGTCATTCAAAATAAACCATTTAAATGAATTACCATTTACAAAATAAATCACCAGAAACAGTGCTGCAatcaaaaaaacaaaaacaaaaaaacaacATAAACTCAAAGATCTAATTTTACTGAAATAACCACTGAACAAAGTTATTTATCAATCCAAAACATGAACAAAAAGTTTTGAAACAATATCCTATCAGTTTAGTACGACAACTAATTTCCTGAACCTAAATAGCATTAATCTATTCAACAATAACATCGGCATCTGTAACAGTTGTAACACCCTTTTTCCTTTTCCTCTTTACACATTTGCGGGCGTCATGAGTACTTGATTTACAAAGTGTACATAGCCGAACCCTTTTTTTTGCTTTATTCAATGCCTTTTCTCTTTGActgataaatattttaaaatctgAACCTTTATTCTTACACATGTTCGGTACCTTAATGCTAACTTATGAAGTCGGCTGCCGACCCACCACACTTGCTAGATATTTTGCCTTTAACATAACACTTCCATTTCCATCGCGATCATTCATATCAATATTTAGTTGTTTTATCGTGCTATGAACATGACCGAGCTTATCAATATCGTTACCAGCTTTGTTAACAACTTGGCGTAGATCAAACCATATATGGCTAACCATTACAGAGACTTTCTGCATCTTAAGAAAATCTTCTGAAACAATAAGACTAAGTGACGAAGTTCCACTTTCAGCAATTTTCGACCACCTGTTCAGAACAAGACTTTTGGGAAATTTACCCACTCCAATTTGCTTCAAACCACAAAAAGCATGTCTGCACACAATTCCACACATAACAAACTTATTGCAGGTACGCACAGCATGATTATAGCTAACACTCACCTGTAAAATAAAATCAACAGAAAATGATATATAATTGACATTGGTGAAGAAAgacaaaatattttaaaaaaatccagAAATCATCAAAATGGTATAATATAATTACCTTAAACAATTTATCTTTAACTTTAACATCCTTCTTCTCAAAACAAGTAACACCGTCAATTTCTTCACTCATTTTCTTTATTTGCATACTCAAACACGATGAAACAATCTCTTCTTGAATTTTGTAAAAAATTGAACGAGTAAACAAATCAGCAGGATCATTCTCAATAAACCACTCAGAAATAGTAATTGGAAGGCTAGAATTTGACTCATGATTTAATCTACGAGTTTCATTCCGCTGCTTATCCATAGCATTTTCAAAACGCAGCCAAAATTCACATAAGGTGTCACCTTGTTTATGAAATTGGCTAAAGAAAAAATTCTCGCTCTCAGACCTAGAAGTAGTCCTCATCAATCCAAATATAGGTTCATCTTGAAAATACGCAGGAATCCAAGACTTCCTGAGCATATACTTTTTTCTAACCACTTGTTATCTTCAAGTTTAAACTCCCTCAAACTGATAACCACCCTTCCTCAAACTCAGCAGGCTCAATATAGGAAGTCCAGATGaatttcttcatcttctccatAAAATAAGTTTCCTTGCACAGACGATTTCCAAGCTaaagttttttaaaataaaaaaggTTATTCATAGATTAAAATAACTTCAaacttataaattatataagAAAGGAAGATGGCTACAATAAATCACTTTAATATATGAACATGGCTATTTGATTCCCAATAAGTTACTGGATTGTTTTTTATTAACTGTAAAAATTAACCAAATAAGCAGTAATCATGTActtaaagaaataaaaaaaatcaccaaattACCTTGACTGGGAATTTTTCCATTATATACCACATACATAGACGTTGTTTAGTGGCAGGAAATACATCAGTCGCTTTAAAAACATTGTGTATAGCAACTTCCATTGCAGGACACTGATCAGTAACCATTAAAACTGGATTCCGGCTTATTGCCTTCAAAAAATGTTCAAATGCCCATGTAAAACTAGGAATATCTTCATGAGAGAGAAGACAACCTGCAAAGGTCACACAACGGTCATGTTTGTCAACACCAGTAAAAGGAGCAAAAATCATATTGTATCTAttatataaaacataaaaacTATAATCAGTAATAAAGAAATAATTTAATACAATAAAatgaaaaaataattacatgttCGTATCAAAAGTAGCATCAAATAAAATAGCATCTCCATACAATTCATAATTCCTTCTACCAGTAGCATCAGCCTAAAAAAGCTTACTTAAATGGCCCTTAGAATCTACATCATAGGCAAAATAAAAAGATTGACAAGTCTCATGTAAAACTCTAAACTTGTCAATCATCATTTGTGCATCACGCTCACCAACAAAACACTTCAAATCCCTATTAAAATTTCGAAATTCTATGAATGAAGCACCAACATTCGCATAACCACCAACTTTTTCTTTCATCAATGAAAAAGATTTACTAGTACCAATATTAACTTTAGCAGTATTAACAACATGTTGTCGCAGACTATTAGTCATTTCTCTATTTGCTTTCAAAAACTGAAGACCCTCTTCAGAAACTAATGGATGATTAAGTCTTTCTACGAAAACAGAAACTGAATATAGGTTTGGACCAATATATTTCAAAACACATCTTGCTTTGCAACCACATCTTCCAGAAACAGTCCTCCTACGCTTAACAGTTTTACTAGTACTTTCATCTGAATACCTCGCTGGATCATTAAATCCAGCTTTACTAGAAACAATATATTTTCTCAGAACTATTTTCTCAGTATCGTCTTTTGTTTCAGTCGTCAACCTTACATTGAATCCAGTCAACCTCCCATATTCTTTGTAAAAGTGAATACCTTTTTCCGAACTATCAAAGGTctgattaagttctgattttacaaTATCTCCACCACACCTGGGAACGTAGTACTTATGACCACCAGGTGTAACAttgtaacgtctgagaaatattatgtaattatttatcaataaataattattatgtggttattatgtgaattttggtgaattatttgatgattgatattaatatttgggtattgatatttgataaaattaggatattttaatattaaattatctagaataaaatatagataattttggtatttttctgggaatttttgaattgttatgtgaatttataagaatttatagaattaataatgattatttttacataattataaaatttctttttaaaatcaGAATTCGTTCCACTTCAActatttttgcgtttttacaacccgaaacccttccgaaaactcctttttaacctaatttgataattctgaacactttccgtgttttgactttttcgatctggggtacggtttgacctgtacgagtcccggtctgaaattttcgatacgctaatcattttatatatcgataagaatccatattcttaAAAGGTGAGACATTACTATCTTATTTTTGTAcaaagtgttttataagaggatctgttttgataattatccaaatctggtattaaaattatatcgttatatagttacttagcggctaagtaacctattttcggaccgatatgtaaatataattatcgaattattaaacaaataaaatatgtgatggttctgtcagttatgtgttgatgtattattaattgtttgtgatttttTGGATACgcagattaattttataattgattattgagttgtatgaatttaatctgttttaaaattatttttattaaatattgatgctcataaatgctaaaattgctcgtaaaaattatttttgttgttttataattttttttattatctttaggagtttataaaaattagaaatcaatattttattgattatttaactttaaatgattttctgatttcatgtaattgtaaaatcagtatttaattccagaatatttcaaaaatcatgaaaattttattttattaagtttggaatattttgagaattttaaaagtGTTTTGGAAATTTTCTAGCTTTTATTTAACCGTATTTTTGCTCGTTAAATTGTAAAATGCGGTTTTGATAAGCGCTCCGAAAATGATTTGAAAATTatagaaactttattttattagtaTTAATTAGATTtattgtattattattattttggggagttttaaaataaatttagtatTTTTCAAATTAATGTCACTCGCGAGTTACTTGTTAAAACGCGAAACTGATCGATACACAACGATTAtagaacaaaaagaaaacaacaaaacaaaataaaaaaataaaaaaaaatatatatatatataaacctaaATCTACCCCCAATTTCCCCCACCCCTCCCTGTTGTCTCTCTCTCGCCTCTTTCGGCTCCCGTCGGTCTTCCTCCTCCCTTCCCCACTCccgttttcttttctttctttcccgACTTCTGTTTCGGTGTTCTGCCGCCGCGTTCTTTTCCGATCGCCGCCGCTGGTCCGGTTCCTTTCCGGTAATTACCGCAGTGGGTTTCGATTATTCTTCCATGTGTATATATGTAAATGCTCGTGTGTGCATATTTGTGTGTGTAATTCAATTCGTGTGTGTGTACGTTGTTTCGTGTTCGGGTTTCGTTGCCGCCTCTCGAATTTTCGAGAGGTGTGGCGGCGATTGGTGGCAGCGTGTAGGCGCGTGCCCCTGTGTTGTATCCGCGTGTGTTCCTCGTTCTGGTTATTTTTCCAGCTTATTTCCTCTGGGCCCTGTCTTTGTTTCCGGGTGCATAATATTGATTGGTGATTCTGTGATTTTACAAGACATAATCGATTGATTTTcttgtgaaataaaaataattatttgaaaggggaattattaataattattaattggtGAAATCAACGTTGGACGCCCGAtataaacgggaacccgcgaattttaccgctgtcggcgatgagccacggcgagccgacggtgggcgatgatgacttttatctgagtcctacatttattaattaaataaaagtAGTTGGTAAAATTAATTGTGAAACGAAAAATACAAACAAAAACATAAAAGTacggataataataataaataactGGATTGTATTAGTGATTAGGATTGGTAAATTCTGGATGATTGCGATTGTTGTGTTGTGATTGTTGActgtgattgacgtcgaattgttcgacgggtaggccgataaacagaggaaaCACTGCCCGATTTTCGGGGAATAAATTCTGAACATACgagaacgtaacctataattatcggagacgtcgaataaccatatataattgTATTATAAGAACTTAATTGAGATTAAGacaatataatttataaataatcgattaccctgtttttcaaaacgacgagtataaGTATTTTCCGAAAACAAACACTGAACTGAGTTTCGAAGgtgtgaaccataattgctatgtgtatttctataatacatataaatatgagttggattatgaaatcgtatgggtagaataggatagttGTTTATGTTAAGCAAGACGattatctaaattagggtatttcaaccctgtaggtcctagacgggaaacccgagtatcgacatcggactgAGAATGATCTAGtaattagacgtcgagatcaacgaagttctaATCGAAGAGCCTGAGTGTTGGGATTGTATCCAAAATGGGGTAGTAGTTTGACAATAAAGAtgaacgttcaagtcgaaccaaagtcaactagtaatagcgattaaagcttatcgaggcaagtattcctgaactttcttttaaaatactgcaattattacttcattcctattctaagttcagaatagttaaatgttttatatttcgctgcaattactctgattatgcatgatccttttattcttgttcctatattatcgattgctctcttgagcaaatactcattctttcgggttatttgcgaaccctgaattgagatgttttgaattcaaaaagatttgatatcaaaatactccacaggctggatagtgatattttggggattaagttttacttaatccaaaggaccgggacatgactggtgccttgagatgggccgtagagcctggggacccgactggatctatacgggtgggtatagatctgcactgtatcctgacaGATTAGCAGGATATggatgcgaactagtgtccagtctaatttgttgttgatcgccattaacgacattctttcttgaaagttttatgattccaaaaaccggacaaaaccctgattctggagaagaatttgggaatcgcttgtcactttgGACTTATAGTTGAAGGGTGGTGACAACCAACTTTTATTCGCTCAattcactcaaataaatagaattgtttaaaattgtataaagattttgtccggaaaattttcctttggtattaatgcttgaaactcaaattatatacttgctgggcatttttggctcactcttgctttgtaaattttatttctgccagaaacagataaggataaaagtgaatagctttgatagacaacagaagATATGGAAATCTCCGCTGCGGGAGATCGAAGATGTTAGAAGAATAAGACAAGAGCATTTGTGtaaaggtatttacactcgtattgtagttgttgtgaattgtagaaggttaaaTTCTTGTTTCATAACATAACATATAAACGATCCAGaatcaaggggttaattgaatattcttttattttatgtaaagattgtttcgtgacaccaactcttgaccccggatttgggttgttacagttggtatcagagctacaggttattggtcactgaaataagaataggtgagcgCAAGATAGGAATAATAGGCCATCTGAGGTAGGAAAGACTCTAGGCATACTcatgttaagttgagttgagtgcgaattagggttgGCAGATCCGATATGGAGTTGGTAAGATTGGATtgttgagaaagtgtaaggcgaatatcacaacgctataggtatattgagttctcagatcctacagtaatgaAGAATCGACAGATCGATAGAGATTAGGTATGTTATACTAATTTTTATGTGGTTTTGAAGAATATGCGATCGATTCTTGTGAGAATTTGTGTAAAAGAagctacgatttaacttagaattaggtagtaggacgagaTGCACGTCGGAGGTAATGAGTcgatggaagctgatgaagaaccgacgttgcacgtttcgaaggcaccaccgttgtGAGAAGACTCTTATCAATTATTAGGAGCTGCACAAAaaatgatatctaccttactaggtataggtaagactaaCAAGAAGATGCGACCTTATCTATAAACGGAACGTCGAATCGCATGCGTGGTTGTGAGCTAACGTCAAGGATGATGACAAGAATATGAAAGACAATGGCAGACATTAGCATTGGGTTTGAGTTAGGAATAAAATGgtatacaacggtaaatgaagtttcatcgactaataagtgcgagtggaatccaaggaaaagtagaagaggtaccaaagtggagagacccttatatgggcattcttttaattagacatttcatgGGTAGATtataaaaatagcaagtaacttatatagtaatgacgaccaaatattgatttccaaaactttaaaatgagatttcggaaaagattttcttaattaACTTTCAGAAATTttttgcataaaatgagtttacaatttggttgttgaattactatttatgttcttgttattacaAACAGAAAATGACTtaaaaaagaagaatggaattagacttggaggaccaagtagacccactagtaagaagaaagtttaaagttttccgtATAAGATGAGagtaaactttgtttaataaaatcaataattgaatcaacatgttaaaatattatttacccaatttataaaaatattaaaatttaacgagattcatgattcgaatggacggaggatgattgaaAAAATGGAAGAATCCTtcagatgattggagaagaatcgtattc
This window contains:
- the LOC141674438 gene encoding protein FAR1-RELATED SEQUENCE 5-like encodes the protein MGIHPSPSWNAIIDDNSPLFYLTSSVPENAFLVYCKKPVYPGKTSHIRYNVTPGGHKYYVPRCGGDIVKSELNQTFDSSEKGIHFYKEYGRLTGFNVRLTTETKDDTEKIVLRKYIVSSKAGFNDPARYSDESTSKTVKRRRTVSGRCGCKARCVLKYIGPNLYSVSVFVERLNHPLVSEEGLQFLKANREMTNSLRQHVVNTAKVNIGTSKSFSLMKEKVGGYANVGASFIEFRNFNRDLKCFVGERDAQMMIDKYNMIFAPFTGVDKHDRCVTFAGCLLSHEDIPSFTWAFEHFLKAISRNPVLMVTDQCPAMEVAIHNVFKATDVFPATKQRLCMWYIMEKFPVKLGNRLCKETYFMEKMKKFIWTSYIEPAEFEEGWLSV
- the LOC141674437 gene encoding protein FAR1-RELATED SEQUENCE 5-like, with the translated sequence MLRKSWIPAYFQDEPIFGLMRTTSRSESENFFFSQFHKQGDTLCEFWLRFENAMDKQRNETRRLNHESNSSLPITISEWFIENDPADLFTRSIFYKIQEEIVSSCLSMQIKKMSEEIDGVTCFEKKDVKVKDKLFKVSVSYNHAVRTCNKFVMCGIVCRHAFCGLKQIGVGKFPKSLVLNRWSKIAESGTSSLSLIVSEDFLKMQKVSVMVSHIWFDLRQVVNKAGNDIDKLGHVHSTIKQLNIDMNDRDGNGSVMLKAKYLASVVGRQPTS